A genomic region of Rhodococcus oxybenzonivorans contains the following coding sequences:
- a CDS encoding alcohol dehydrogenase catalytic domain-containing protein, which translates to MRAAVYHGPKDVRIEEVADPRIEQPGDVIIKMITTSMCGSDLYLYNGEVEELVAPGHTTLGHEICGEVVEVGSAVNRFAVGDRVTFPYSVSCGRCQSCRVGQTAHCLTSGKAIYGFGTAFGDLGGSHAEYVRSPLADDHLEHVPDSLPDDVVPFLSCNLPAAAIAVHAAEIELTDTVAVVGCGATGLLALDLIRRHTNATVYAFDPVPFRRKRAEVLGAVPMDASADAVDTSIQAVLDATHGLGVHKVVEFAGRGDAFDLSVALARPGGTISGGGVYLERDHPVSLFDMHFKNLRLVLNGFANAHTAQRHAMQLIENNVIDPTAVLTHRVSLSELPSAAEQFTTREEGFLKALITP; encoded by the coding sequence ATGCGAGCAGCCGTTTACCACGGACCCAAGGACGTCAGGATCGAGGAGGTGGCCGATCCACGCATCGAACAGCCAGGCGACGTCATCATCAAGATGATCACCACATCCATGTGCGGATCCGATCTGTACCTCTACAACGGCGAGGTCGAGGAACTTGTTGCGCCCGGTCACACAACTCTAGGGCACGAGATCTGCGGCGAAGTGGTCGAAGTCGGATCGGCCGTCAACCGCTTCGCCGTCGGGGACCGGGTGACATTTCCCTACTCGGTCAGCTGCGGTCGCTGCCAGTCCTGCAGGGTAGGCCAGACCGCGCATTGCCTGACCTCAGGCAAGGCGATCTACGGCTTCGGCACAGCATTCGGAGACCTGGGGGGAAGCCACGCAGAATATGTACGGTCACCGTTGGCAGACGACCACCTCGAGCACGTTCCCGACTCGCTCCCCGATGACGTCGTTCCGTTCCTCTCATGCAACCTGCCCGCAGCCGCAATCGCGGTACACGCGGCAGAGATCGAACTGACCGATACCGTCGCGGTCGTCGGTTGCGGGGCCACGGGCCTGTTGGCACTCGACCTGATCCGTCGTCACACCAACGCAACGGTGTATGCGTTCGATCCCGTGCCCTTCCGCCGCAAACGGGCCGAAGTACTCGGTGCGGTGCCGATGGATGCCAGCGCGGACGCTGTAGACACGTCAATCCAGGCTGTCCTCGATGCAACACATGGGCTCGGAGTGCACAAAGTAGTTGAATTTGCAGGCCGTGGTGACGCTTTCGATCTCTCAGTGGCTCTCGCGCGGCCCGGCGGAACGATCAGCGGCGGTGGCGTCTACCTCGAGCGCGATCACCCGGTGTCGCTCTTCGACATGCATTTCAAGAACCTAAGGTTGGTGCTCAACGGATTCGCCAATGCCCACACCGCTCAACGGCATGCGATGCAGCTCATCGAAAACAATGTGATCGACCCGACCGCGGTGCTCACGCATCGCGTAAGCCTGTCCGAATTACCCTCTGCAGCTGAACAGTTCACCACGCGTGAAGAAGGATTCCTCAAAGCGTTGATAACGCCGTAA
- a CDS encoding 2Fe-2S iron-sulfur cluster binding domain-containing protein: protein MTPGGGEFEIREGERILAAARRSGVWLPFECGWGACGTCKLTLIEGQTDTLFDTAPAIHPRDARRGRILACQSAAGSDLVVKATRTDESPRTHLGTGDYTAHLAQVDELAPDIRRFRFRLDRPADYREGQFAVLELGPDLRRCYSMAATSGERHVEFIAKRYAGGRGSERLFSLPLGSVVPIELPYGDMWLRQDERPIYLIAGGTGVSAILALAHQLAATNDPRPVRAFYGATSVTELVGRSQLAHLLAGLPDGHLHATTSTPSADVSTSSGYVTDALATHADSLAGARIYLAGPPPMVDAVLKLLSAGGQSIDTIHYDRFG, encoded by the coding sequence GTGACGCCGGGCGGTGGGGAGTTCGAAATCCGCGAGGGGGAACGGATTCTCGCCGCTGCCCGGCGCTCCGGCGTCTGGCTGCCCTTCGAGTGCGGCTGGGGAGCGTGCGGGACTTGTAAGCTCACGCTCATCGAGGGCCAGACGGACACGCTCTTCGACACTGCACCAGCGATTCATCCGCGGGACGCCAGGCGGGGACGAATCTTGGCGTGCCAAAGCGCGGCCGGCTCAGACCTTGTGGTCAAGGCGACCCGGACCGATGAGTCCCCGCGGACTCATCTCGGCACCGGCGACTACACCGCGCACTTGGCGCAGGTGGACGAGCTCGCTCCCGACATCCGCCGGTTCCGTTTCCGGCTCGATCGGCCGGCAGACTACCGAGAAGGCCAATTCGCGGTTCTCGAACTCGGCCCGGATCTGCGGCGATGTTATTCGATGGCGGCCACGTCCGGAGAACGTCACGTCGAGTTCATCGCCAAGCGCTACGCCGGTGGTCGAGGTAGCGAACGTCTCTTCTCCCTGCCACTGGGGTCGGTTGTTCCCATCGAGTTGCCCTACGGCGACATGTGGCTACGCCAGGACGAGCGACCCATCTATCTGATTGCCGGCGGCACAGGAGTGTCGGCGATACTCGCCCTTGCGCACCAACTGGCGGCGACCAACGACCCCCGTCCCGTGCGGGCCTTTTACGGCGCAACCTCCGTCACCGAACTGGTCGGTCGGTCGCAACTGGCCCACCTCCTGGCCGGACTGCCCGACGGCCACCTTCACGCCACCACATCGACTCCGTCCGCGGACGTCTCAACGTCCAGCGGCTACGTCACCGACGCGCTCGCCACACATGCTGACAGCCTCGCCGGTGCGCGGATTTACCTAGCCGGACCGCCGCCCATGGTAGACGCAGTTCTGAAGCTACTGAGTGCGGGCGGCCAATCAATCGACACCATCCACTACGACCGTTTCGGGTAA